A portion of the Leptospira mtsangambouensis genome contains these proteins:
- the rpiB gene encoding ribose 5-phosphate isomerase B, whose amino-acid sequence MKEKIGIASDHGGFALKEFLRKSLEETYEIVDYGTKSEESVDYPTIIGDACRKVLSGEVPRLIALCGTGIGASIAANRFKGIRAALCHDEFTAEMSKRHNNANVLVLGGRVLGTDLAQRIVKKWIETEFEGGRHQKRLGLIEEQS is encoded by the coding sequence ATGAAAGAAAAAATTGGAATTGCATCTGATCATGGAGGATTTGCCCTCAAAGAATTCCTTAGGAAAAGTCTCGAGGAAACTTACGAAATTGTCGATTACGGTACTAAGAGCGAAGAGTCCGTCGACTACCCCACCATCATCGGAGATGCCTGCCGAAAGGTTCTTTCCGGTGAAGTTCCTAGACTCATCGCCCTTTGCGGAACAGGCATTGGAGCGTCCATTGCCGCCAACCGTTTCAAAGGCATTCGAGCGGCCCTTTGCCATGATGAGTTTACGGCGGAGATGTCCAAACGCCATAACAACGCGAATGTACTCGTTTTAGGGGGAAGGGTTCTCGGAACAGATTTAGCGCAGAGAATCGTAAAAAAATGGATAGAAACAGAATTCGAAGGTGGACGGCACCAAAAACGATTGGGACTGATCGAAGAACAGTCGTAA
- a CDS encoding tetratricopeptide repeat protein: protein MENTDIEKPQEDEKFTKIKALAKEAYRFLDQGRFKEAKERLDILLDEDPSNTYGLVGLGDYYAKTKQPEQAIQYYRKCLAGDTTNKFSLMGLMNAYRDLNSLKRIIEVAEEFHHITITDASILSRVADAHRKLKNFKESEVYYMEALQINPNDQYVIVGLGHLYFACQRYVDAIQWWEKLLSSQPNNIKILTEIGNSYRKIKDFDKAILYYDRAKELDPKNFFALYGLAESYRGKKDFKTAITYWEKILESDPENKLIINRYADSLRGLGNYDKALECFNKILASGDDYFALLGKAAALRLIGDLEKAEEIYLGLLTKSPSDPRPALELSDLWDIMGKKTQAIKLLEDLAKKNPSNEAIRERIEYLKD, encoded by the coding sequence ATGGAAAATACAGATATTGAAAAGCCACAAGAAGATGAAAAGTTCACAAAAATAAAAGCCCTTGCAAAAGAGGCCTATCGTTTTCTTGATCAGGGACGTTTCAAAGAAGCGAAAGAACGATTAGACATATTACTTGATGAAGACCCATCCAATACATACGGCCTCGTTGGCCTTGGTGATTATTACGCAAAAACCAAACAACCAGAACAGGCAATCCAATACTACCGCAAATGTTTGGCAGGAGATACAACCAATAAGTTCTCACTTATGGGACTTATGAATGCCTACAGAGATTTAAATAGCCTCAAACGAATCATTGAAGTAGCGGAAGAATTTCACCACATAACAATCACAGATGCTAGTATACTTTCCCGAGTGGCCGATGCACATAGAAAATTAAAAAACTTCAAAGAATCCGAAGTTTATTATATGGAAGCACTTCAAATCAATCCAAATGACCAGTATGTGATTGTGGGACTTGGACATTTATACTTTGCATGCCAAAGATATGTAGATGCCATTCAGTGGTGGGAAAAATTACTTTCAAGCCAACCAAACAATATCAAAATCCTAACAGAGATTGGAAACAGTTACCGCAAAATTAAAGACTTCGATAAAGCCATTCTCTATTACGATCGTGCCAAAGAACTTGATCCCAAAAACTTTTTTGCCCTCTATGGCCTTGCCGAATCTTATCGCGGTAAAAAGGATTTTAAAACGGCCATCACGTATTGGGAAAAAATTCTTGAGTCCGACCCTGAAAACAAACTCATCATCAACAGGTATGCGGATTCCCTTCGAGGTCTTGGAAATTACGACAAAGCTTTGGAATGTTTTAACAAAATTCTTGCCAGCGGGGATGACTACTTTGCCCTTTTAGGAAAAGCTGCAGCTTTACGCTTGATAGGTGACCTTGAGAAAGCAGAAGAAATTTATTTAGGACTTCTCACCAAATCTCCAAGCGATCCAAGACCTGCATTGGAGTTATCAGATCTTTGGGACATTATGGGTAAAAAAACACAGGCCATCAAACTCCTGGAAGATTTAGCAAAGAAAAATCCATCCAACGAAGCCATCCGAGAAAGGATCGAATACTTAAAAGATTAA
- a CDS encoding P83/100 family protein has translation MRISRSIIICLTFVSLSLTAQSKAPLGESEIKGSKKIEFINRSLRKASDEIIQENTEIGRKLAETLAKENTATVDGVKIQRILPGADGKLGADILTLSESQSFDHVNSIVRIIASYVEKSFQYKVGNAETLAQYILYYNATHRKDSKFFTKKYTEGVIAATSPDKLGIDTVYKNWPGKTQIIIPIEGNILKDSGKDLTTDELEKDVNKTVKDKEKDPATKQKMEDEAKKMDKLQTDKIKEEKKVLQDKKQEVANEQKDLQDKKDALKKKEQETVASLNELKKDPVKNKAEIEKKTEEVKQIEQEKKDTEKKSEAVEAKKEELSKKEEQIAKKEEARTGTTSGDTAKKEDTVQKAEAKVEELKSELTQAKEELKKKEEQSDNVVNNKILFMKFIKYDTDGHYSNELWAIDPAKDDALYKSSYNNICSKEFKEIANQGVLVLGYDGEKVENRKHKLVLLDPDKLGVKKTSESADIFWRTPMINREDKIYVIEKVKDKYHVSRFKSDLTFEKRTEEAVEENSELTFFGDKIYVTGKPKEGDKTTIKVFKKEDLSLLKTIAP, from the coding sequence ATGAGAATTTCTCGTTCCATCATCATCTGTCTAACTTTCGTCAGTCTTTCTCTGACAGCCCAATCCAAAGCCCCCCTCGGCGAGTCCGAAATTAAGGGTTCCAAAAAAATCGAATTCATCAACCGTTCCTTACGTAAGGCCTCGGATGAGATCATCCAAGAAAATACTGAAATTGGTCGTAAACTGGCAGAAACCTTGGCCAAAGAAAATACGGCAACTGTGGATGGAGTGAAAATCCAAAGAATACTACCTGGTGCTGATGGAAAATTAGGAGCCGATATCCTCACTCTTTCCGAATCACAAAGTTTTGACCATGTGAATTCCATTGTTCGGATCATTGCCTCCTATGTGGAAAAATCTTTCCAATACAAAGTGGGGAATGCGGAGACTTTGGCTCAGTACATTCTTTATTACAATGCAACCCATAGAAAAGACTCCAAGTTTTTTACAAAAAAATATACCGAAGGGGTGATCGCTGCCACTTCTCCAGACAAACTAGGGATTGATACGGTTTATAAAAATTGGCCAGGAAAAACACAAATCATCATTCCGATTGAAGGAAATATCCTAAAAGATAGTGGAAAAGATTTAACCACAGATGAGTTAGAAAAAGACGTCAACAAAACGGTGAAGGACAAAGAAAAAGATCCTGCCACCAAACAGAAGATGGAAGACGAAGCCAAAAAAATGGATAAGTTGCAAACCGATAAAATCAAAGAAGAAAAAAAGGTTTTGCAAGATAAAAAACAAGAAGTAGCAAACGAACAAAAAGACCTCCAAGACAAAAAAGATGCATTGAAGAAAAAGGAACAAGAAACGGTTGCTAGTCTCAATGAGTTAAAAAAAGACCCGGTCAAAAACAAAGCAGAGATTGAAAAGAAAACCGAAGAAGTCAAACAAATCGAACAAGAAAAAAAAGACACTGAGAAAAAGTCAGAAGCGGTAGAAGCCAAAAAAGAGGAACTCAGTAAAAAAGAAGAACAAATCGCTAAAAAAGAAGAAGCAAGAACTGGAACCACATCAGGTGACACAGCTAAAAAAGAGGATACTGTTCAAAAAGCAGAAGCAAAAGTGGAAGAGTTAAAATCGGAACTAACGCAAGCTAAAGAAGAACTGAAGAAAAAAGAAGAACAAAGCGACAACGTTGTGAACAACAAAATTCTTTTTATGAAGTTTATCAAATATGATACGGATGGTCATTATTCAAATGAACTTTGGGCCATTGATCCTGCAAAAGACGATGCTCTTTATAAAAGTTCCTATAACAATATTTGTTCCAAGGAATTTAAAGAAATCGCCAACCAAGGTGTTCTTGTTCTGGGTTATGACGGAGAAAAAGTCGAAAACAGAAAACACAAACTAGTGTTACTTGATCCAGATAAACTCGGTGTGAAAAAAACAAGTGAGTCTGCAGATATTTTCTGGAGAACTCCGATGATCAATCGCGAAGATAAAATCTATGTGATTGAAAAAGTAAAAGACAAATACCATGTTTCTCGTTTTAAATCTGACCTAACGTTTGAAAAAAGAACAGAAGAAGCAGTAGAAGAAAACTCAGAACTAACGTTTTTCGGGGACAAAATTTATGTGACCGGCAAACCAAAAGAAGGTGATAAAACCACCATTAAGGTATTTAAAAAAGAAGATTTAAGCCTACTCAAAACCATCGCTCCGTAA
- a CDS encoding tetratricopeptide repeat protein, giving the protein MNRIIVTLAGFLFIVAGLSTAYYQTNISAKEDQSQVILEKIAEGEEYLKQSNPQSKERAIAIFSELAGKRGLEKFEFQIKYNQARALEKNSDFYPALDIYKDLKKNSNLKADEKERLSYSLGNLLLKIGNESEGKAHLESVLQSSSDNKLRSKSFYSLGDFYYRTGHFETARKNYTLALQEDPNNTESRIGWGRALRKLGKDWASFDVFDEYIETADQLAGADEKVVGEYKDSVLKDAKDNYTKKQYGKAIELFQKVITVNPTPKKEEEALYYIALSYDAMGKQIESLTYINKVLNNSDYSLDQAALYKKGTIYFRQRKFEKAAGIFQTIVDKYPKNQITDKAIAWKKESLDQFTDHNDLDDSDVSSDSNSSKPSSVSNRPEPGNDLEF; this is encoded by the coding sequence ATGAATCGAATCATAGTAACTTTAGCAGGTTTTTTATTCATTGTTGCAGGCCTTTCTACTGCATACTACCAAACAAATATTTCAGCTAAAGAAGACCAATCACAAGTCATTCTGGAAAAAATTGCGGAAGGAGAGGAATATTTAAAACAATCCAATCCACAGAGTAAAGAACGGGCAATCGCCATTTTTTCCGAGTTAGCTGGAAAAAGAGGATTGGAAAAGTTTGAATTCCAAATTAAATACAACCAAGCAAGAGCCTTAGAAAAAAACTCTGATTTTTATCCTGCCCTTGATATTTACAAAGATCTAAAAAAGAATTCTAATCTGAAAGCTGATGAAAAAGAACGTTTGAGTTACTCACTTGGAAACCTACTTTTGAAAATTGGAAATGAATCAGAAGGAAAAGCTCACTTAGAATCAGTATTACAATCAAGTTCAGATAACAAACTAAGATCTAAATCATTTTATTCCCTTGGTGATTTTTATTATCGAACAGGGCATTTTGAAACAGCTCGCAAAAACTATACATTAGCTCTTCAAGAAGATCCTAATAATACAGAGTCAAGAATTGGATGGGGAAGAGCCCTTCGCAAACTTGGAAAAGACTGGGCTTCCTTTGACGTCTTTGATGAATACATTGAAACTGCTGACCAGTTGGCTGGTGCTGATGAAAAAGTAGTCGGGGAATACAAGGACTCAGTATTAAAAGATGCTAAGGATAATTATACAAAAAAACAATACGGAAAGGCAATCGAACTTTTCCAAAAAGTAATCACAGTGAATCCAACTCCTAAAAAAGAAGAGGAAGCATTGTACTATATCGCTTTATCCTATGATGCAATGGGAAAACAAATAGAATCTCTGACTTATATCAATAAGGTTCTCAATAACAGCGATTATTCGCTCGACCAAGCTGCATTATATAAAAAAGGAACTATCTATTTCAGACAACGGAAGTTCGAAAAAGCGGCAGGAATCTTTCAAACGATTGTAGATAAATACCCTAAAAACCAGATTACCGACAAGGCGATTGCATGGAAAAAAGAATCACTCGATCAGTTCACCGACCACAATGATCTTGATGATTCAGATGTATCGTCTGATTCCAATTCATCTAAACCAAGTTCGGTGTCAAATCGACCTGAACCAGGAAATGATTTAGAGTTTTAG
- the serC gene encoding 3-phosphoserine/phosphohydroxythreonine transaminase, which translates to MPTFTHRVFNFNAGPAMLPTEVMEEAQSEFLNYKGTGMSVMEMSHRGNVFQNILDESLSDLRELLDLPSRYAVVYFPGGATLQFSAIPFNYLKAGDSADFALTGVWAKKAFEEAKKFYPNVKSIFNGADSKYMELPTITDEIVNDGAKYVYITSNNTIYGTRYKTFPKLKKAPLFADMTSELLSRKLPIEDFSVIFAGAQKNIGPSGLTLVIYDKEKLPTFDHPIPNLMNFALMEKNGSLYNTPPTYSIYIAGLVFKYLKRNGGLAEMEVTNERKAKKLYDAIDASNLFYAPVPDEFRSAMNVVFRGYNDALDSKFLTLAEEQGFAGLKGYRDVGGFRASIYNAMPEEGVDSLISLIKEFERTHG; encoded by the coding sequence ATGCCTACATTTACGCACAGAGTCTTCAATTTTAATGCCGGCCCTGCCATGTTGCCCACAGAAGTCATGGAGGAAGCGCAAAGTGAGTTCCTAAATTACAAAGGAACTGGAATGTCTGTAATGGAAATGAGCCACAGGGGAAATGTTTTCCAAAATATTTTGGACGAATCTCTCAGTGATCTCAGGGAATTACTAGACCTACCTTCCCGTTATGCGGTGGTCTATTTCCCCGGCGGTGCCACTTTACAATTTTCCGCCATTCCTTTTAATTATCTAAAAGCAGGAGACTCTGCTGATTTTGCGCTCACAGGGGTTTGGGCCAAAAAAGCCTTTGAAGAAGCAAAGAAATTTTACCCGAATGTAAAATCTATTTTTAATGGGGCCGATTCCAAATATATGGAACTTCCCACCATCACTGACGAGATCGTGAATGATGGAGCCAAATATGTTTATATCACTTCCAACAATACCATTTATGGAACTCGTTATAAAACTTTTCCTAAATTAAAAAAAGCTCCTCTTTTTGCTGACATGACAAGTGAACTTCTTAGTCGAAAACTTCCTATAGAAGATTTTTCTGTCATCTTTGCGGGAGCACAAAAAAACATCGGGCCTTCTGGACTCACACTTGTCATTTACGACAAAGAAAAATTACCAACATTTGATCACCCGATTCCCAACCTAATGAACTTTGCACTCATGGAAAAAAATGGATCTTTGTACAATACACCTCCTACTTATTCCATCTACATTGCAGGGCTTGTTTTTAAATATTTAAAACGGAATGGTGGCCTTGCGGAAATGGAAGTCACAAACGAACGGAAAGCAAAAAAATTGTATGATGCCATTGATGCATCCAACCTTTTTTATGCACCAGTTCCAGATGAGTTTCGTTCCGCTATGAATGTTGTGTTTCGTGGTTATAACGATGCTTTAGATTCCAAATTTTTAACCCTTGCCGAAGAACAAGGGTTTGCTGGACTCAAAGGATACCGCGATGTTGGTGGATTCCGGGCGAGTATCTATAATGCAATGCCTGAGGAAGGTGTGGATTCACTCATTTCTTTGATCAAAGAATTTGAAAGAACCCATGGGTAA
- the ilvB gene encoding biosynthetic-type acetolactate synthase large subunit, translated as MSSTTEAITGGRLMVELLEEAGVEIVFGYPGGAILPFYDELYHSKKIKHILVRHEQGAIHMAEGYARSTGKLGVCIATSGPGATNLITGLTDAKLDSIPILAITGQVATDAIGTDAFQEADIFGITIPITKYNALIKKADDLSRHFEEAIKIAMGGRPGPVLLDFPKDVQLEKTTVRKATSLKIAPHHYERPKVKGDPQEFAEALNGAKRPLLYVGGGAINSFASAEIKALAEKANAPVTTTLMGLGAFPGTHPLSVGMLGMHGTAYANKAVLECDYILNLGARFDDRVAKYQDFAPNAVRAHVDIDAAEFNKRINVDYILHGDLKDAIREILPFVKGGDRTSWIENIQSLKKNHPLDFDNSGDSIKPQDFLQRVYAKTKGEAIVSTDVGQHQMWAAQYYLFDKPNTWLTSGGLGTMGYGLPAAIGAKFGNPDKMVICVTGDGSFQMCIQELATIAQSQLGVKILLFNNNFLGMVRQWQELFYEERFSESQWTYNPNFVKLADAYGIPAMRIEHKSEIDKGVEFFLKDNGSALIEVMIPAEEKVFPMIPAGKSQQDLIEFKDLGKMKK; from the coding sequence ATGTCATCTACAACCGAAGCAATTACTGGCGGCCGACTGATGGTCGAATTATTGGAAGAAGCGGGTGTGGAAATCGTCTTCGGATACCCTGGTGGAGCCATCCTCCCTTTTTACGACGAACTCTATCATAGTAAAAAAATTAAACATATCCTGGTTCGACACGAACAGGGTGCCATCCATATGGCAGAAGGGTATGCTCGGTCTACAGGTAAGTTAGGTGTTTGTATTGCCACTTCCGGTCCCGGTGCTACCAATTTGATCACAGGCCTTACCGATGCCAAATTAGATTCCATTCCCATCCTTGCCATCACAGGCCAAGTGGCAACAGATGCCATTGGAACCGATGCTTTTCAAGAAGCTGATATTTTTGGAATCACAATCCCCATTACCAAATACAATGCACTCATCAAAAAAGCTGACGATCTTTCTCGTCATTTTGAAGAAGCCATCAAAATTGCAATGGGAGGAAGACCAGGTCCTGTGCTTTTGGATTTTCCGAAAGATGTGCAATTAGAAAAAACAACTGTCAGAAAAGCAACTTCGCTCAAAATTGCTCCCCATCATTATGAAAGACCAAAAGTCAAAGGCGATCCACAAGAATTTGCGGAAGCTTTAAATGGGGCCAAACGCCCGTTACTCTATGTTGGTGGTGGTGCCATCAATTCCTTTGCGTCAGCAGAAATCAAAGCACTAGCAGAAAAAGCAAATGCCCCAGTCACTACCACTCTTATGGGACTTGGTGCTTTTCCTGGAACCCATCCACTATCTGTAGGAATGCTCGGAATGCATGGAACTGCTTATGCCAACAAAGCAGTGTTAGAATGTGATTATATTTTAAATTTAGGTGCCAGGTTTGATGATCGTGTTGCCAAATACCAAGACTTTGCACCGAATGCAGTTCGTGCACACGTAGACATTGATGCTGCTGAGTTCAACAAACGAATCAATGTGGATTATATCCTTCATGGAGATTTAAAAGATGCCATCAGGGAAATCCTTCCATTTGTGAAAGGGGGGGACCGAACTTCTTGGATTGAAAACATCCAAAGTTTAAAGAAAAACCATCCTCTTGATTTTGATAACAGTGGAGATAGTATCAAACCACAAGATTTTTTACAAAGAGTGTATGCCAAAACCAAAGGAGAAGCCATTGTTTCTACCGATGTGGGCCAACACCAAATGTGGGCAGCGCAGTATTATTTATTTGATAAACCAAATACTTGGTTAACCTCAGGGGGACTCGGTACTATGGGGTATGGACTTCCTGCTGCCATTGGTGCTAAATTTGGAAACCCAGATAAAATGGTCATCTGTGTAACGGGAGACGGGTCCTTTCAAATGTGTATCCAAGAGTTGGCCACTATCGCACAATCTCAGTTAGGCGTTAAGATTTTGCTTTTTAATAATAACTTTCTTGGAATGGTTCGTCAATGGCAGGAACTATTTTATGAAGAGAGATTCAGCGAGTCACAATGGACCTACAATCCTAACTTTGTCAAATTAGCGGATGCTTATGGGATTCCGGCCATGCGAATCGAACATAAATCAGAAATTGATAAGGGTGTTGAATTTTTCTTAAAAGATAATGGATCGGCTCTCATTGAAGTAATGATCCCTGCAGAAGAAAAAGTTTTTCCAATGATCCCTGCCGGAAAATCACAACAAGATCTAATCGAATTCAAAGACTTGGGGAAAATGAAAAAATGA
- a CDS encoding metalloenzyme has translation MIFYVFLDGVGIADYDPKSNPFSRYAKGFLAPVGGIPKSDADLSVSPSQIHYIKTDAHMGVSGLPQSATGQTALWTGIPGPKVLGRHVSGFPTITLRKIISKYSLIKVLNENGHLSDFLNCFSPPYLKHVEEKPKLVSASTLVQLASGRPLKNFDDLSNERGLYMDLTHEIMGTLGIDMLKPGDPLLNRRDPYELGKKSLSRFAHYQLALYEYFLTDKVGHAMDWEKAEHVIKNLEDFFRGILESLDPSKDLLIVSSDHGNMEDLSQKNHTENPAATILYGKDADRFAENIHSLADIVPEIYKTFGMEEAIYNTKTNEFLIESD, from the coding sequence ATGATTTTTTATGTATTTTTGGACGGAGTGGGCATTGCCGACTACGACCCCAAATCCAACCCCTTCAGCCGTTACGCCAAAGGATTTTTAGCACCTGTTGGAGGAATTCCCAAGTCAGATGCCGATTTATCTGTTTCACCTTCCCAAATCCATTATATCAAAACCGATGCGCATATGGGAGTTTCTGGCCTCCCTCAATCTGCCACAGGCCAGACCGCTCTTTGGACGGGGATTCCCGGGCCCAAAGTCCTTGGCCGACATGTGAGTGGGTTTCCAACCATCACACTTCGCAAAATCATATCTAAATATTCACTCATCAAAGTATTAAATGAAAATGGTCATTTAAGCGATTTTCTAAATTGTTTTTCCCCACCCTACCTCAAACACGTAGAGGAAAAACCCAAACTAGTTTCTGCTTCAACCTTGGTCCAGTTGGCAAGTGGTCGGCCTTTGAAAAACTTTGATGACCTTTCCAATGAAAGAGGTTTGTACATGGATCTAACCCATGAGATTATGGGGACTCTAGGCATCGATATGTTAAAACCAGGTGATCCACTTCTAAACAGAAGAGATCCATACGAACTCGGGAAAAAATCTTTATCTCGATTTGCCCACTACCAATTGGCTTTGTATGAATACTTTCTGACAGATAAAGTTGGTCATGCTATGGATTGGGAAAAGGCGGAACATGTAATCAAAAACTTGGAAGATTTTTTTCGTGGAATTTTGGAAAGTTTAGATCCATCAAAGGATTTACTTATAGTTTCAAGTGATCATGGAAATATGGAAGACTTAAGCCAAAAAAACCATACGGAAAACCCGGCGGCCACCATCCTATATGGAAAGGATGCTGACCGCTTCGCAGAAAATATACATTCGCTTGCTGATATTGTTCCGGAAATTTACAAAACTTTCGGAATGGAAGAAGCCATTTACAATACCAAAACGAATGAATTTCTAATTGAATCCGACTAA
- the ilvN gene encoding acetolactate synthase small subunit translates to MKHTLSILVNNHPGVMSHVSGLFTRRGYNIDSIAVGVTDNPDVSSMTIVLNGDDFIVGQVKNQLLKLPDVLKVQDMAYASSVQRELVLISFSITEGNRSEALTICNGFDVKILEMTEDSLLIEFSGNSRQVSNIISVLKPFGIREISRTGQIAIAYRNQNSV, encoded by the coding sequence ATGAAACACACTCTAAGTATTTTAGTAAATAACCATCCGGGCGTTATGAGCCATGTTTCTGGACTTTTTACTCGTCGCGGTTACAATATTGATTCCATTGCTGTTGGTGTGACTGACAACCCTGATGTTTCGTCTATGACCATTGTTTTGAATGGGGATGATTTTATTGTGGGTCAGGTAAAAAACCAACTCCTTAAACTTCCAGACGTTCTAAAAGTTCAAGATATGGCTTATGCTAGTTCCGTACAAAGAGAACTGGTGCTCATTTCCTTTTCGATTACCGAAGGCAATCGAAGTGAAGCTCTTACGATTTGTAATGGATTTGATGTCAAAATTTTAGAAATGACAGAAGACTCCCTTCTCATTGAATTTTCTGGAAATTCAAGACAAGTAAGTAATATCATCTCAGTTCTCAAACCTTTTGGAATTCGGGAGATTTCTCGTACTGGCCAAATTGCCATTGCTTATCGAAACCAAAACTCCGTTTAG
- a CDS encoding CopG family transcriptional regulator has translation MAKIDKRFQILLSEDEQILLKNEASRRGISQGELIRMALKNEIIQKSELVRRKALVALTELLD, from the coding sequence ATGGCAAAAATTGATAAACGATTTCAGATCCTACTTTCCGAAGACGAACAAATTTTATTAAAAAATGAAGCTTCCAGAAGAGGAATTTCCCAGGGCGAACTCATTCGGATGGCTTTAAAAAATGAAATCATTCAAAAATCGGAACTTGTGAGAAGAAAGGCACTTGTCGCCTTAACGGAGTTACTGGATTGA
- a CDS encoding concanavalin A-like lectin/glucanase, translating into MVQNSEPGKKNFLKPKENTPKHGELFFDFEGDVREPQITEAGNPFKSKSISVVSSSYLTDDQNYFFGKRSAYFSGRRNQIHLSVSGNSLFGTHPDPFTISIPVRLGEQGAGSVILDRTVYVKGKKYGISLELNESKPILQVNNLLQKSDGRTASFVLESPVKLKRKTWEVISLYFDTLNHKYIMYQNGIETAEYENNQADTLGFGFPENDSTPLVLGKSFYGNLDGFHIHKGEPEVEYTKFESVRYDDETKIGFMEGNTAISPVLETKYSNSSLTRVHWNIEQPKDTMLELYFRGSNQKFLDSKMDPSWTRIGSLDKGLPKIKFKYYQWKLWFRPDPMGKSVPNVQSLSFEYTEQTPPDVPTRFRLESNPNTGDPICFLWNSNHEKEVQSGGGYIIHYGLTPTRMLGSVFVKKDKVGNLNKIDGNEDESSFRNKRFCINEETLVNNIYVPEGELGADEFRPLADQVDHSRREKRGLLFQPGLTYYFRISAYNRYLNEWDSKDQKSPLSPPVSFSFPKEVSNNK; encoded by the coding sequence GTGGTTCAGAATTCGGAACCAGGCAAAAAGAACTTTCTCAAACCCAAAGAAAATACCCCAAAACACGGAGAACTTTTCTTCGACTTTGAAGGTGATGTGAGAGAACCACAGATCACGGAAGCCGGGAATCCTTTTAAATCCAAATCCATCTCAGTTGTTTCCTCTTCCTATTTAACCGATGACCAAAATTATTTTTTTGGGAAAAGGTCCGCATACTTTTCTGGTCGCAGAAACCAAATCCATCTTTCCGTTTCCGGAAATTCTCTTTTTGGAACTCATCCCGATCCTTTTACCATTTCCATTCCCGTTCGGTTGGGAGAACAAGGTGCGGGTTCTGTCATTTTGGATCGAACTGTTTATGTAAAAGGAAAAAAATACGGCATCTCACTCGAGTTAAACGAAAGTAAACCAATATTACAAGTCAACAACCTACTCCAAAAATCTGATGGCCGAACCGCAAGTTTTGTTTTGGAGTCACCAGTGAAACTCAAACGAAAAACTTGGGAAGTGATCTCTTTATATTTTGATACATTGAATCACAAATACATCATGTACCAAAATGGAATTGAAACTGCGGAATATGAAAACAACCAAGCAGATACATTGGGTTTCGGTTTTCCTGAAAACGATTCCACTCCTCTAGTCCTTGGAAAATCATTTTATGGAAATTTGGATGGATTTCATATCCACAAAGGAGAACCGGAAGTAGAATACACTAAGTTTGAATCCGTTCGTTATGATGATGAAACCAAAATTGGTTTTATGGAAGGTAACACTGCTATCTCTCCTGTTTTAGAAACAAAATATAGCAATTCTAGTTTAACTCGTGTTCATTGGAATATCGAACAACCCAAAGACACAATGTTAGAACTTTACTTCCGCGGTTCGAACCAAAAGTTTTTGGATTCTAAAATGGATCCTTCTTGGACAAGGATTGGATCTCTGGACAAAGGACTCCCAAAAATCAAATTCAAATATTACCAATGGAAGTTATGGTTTAGGCCAGACCCGATGGGAAAATCCGTTCCGAATGTCCAATCCCTTTCCTTTGAATATACAGAACAAACTCCTCCTGATGTTCCCACTAGATTTCGATTGGAATCAAATCCAAACACAGGGGATCCAATTTGTTTTTTATGGAATTCCAATCATGAAAAAGAAGTCCAAAGTGGTGGAGGTTATATCATCCATTACGGACTTACACCCACACGAATGCTCGGTTCAGTTTTTGTCAAAAAAGACAAAGTTGGAAACTTAAATAAAATTGATGGGAACGAAGATGAAAGTAGTTTTAGAAACAAACGTTTCTGTATCAATGAAGAAACCCTCGTAAACAATATATATGTTCCTGAAGGTGAATTGGGAGCCGATGAATTTAGGCCTTTAGCCGACCAAGTGGATCATTCAAGAAGGGAAAAACGAGGACTTCTTTTCCAACCAGGACTTACCTATTATTTCAGAATATCAGCTTACAATCGTTATCTGAATGAATGGGATTCGAAAGACCAAAAAAGTCCACTTTCTCCTCCGGTTTCATTTAGTTTCCCCAAAGAAGTTTCGAACAACAAGTAA